The DNA segment CATGCACTGTGTTGACGCCCGACCCCTATAAATCGCCATGTCCGAAGCTACTTGTCACGGGGTGGTATATCACGGTTCATGGAGATCGAATCGGTCGAGGCGATACCGCTACGGCGCGATCTCGACGAGCGGTTCGCGAACGCACAGAAGTGGATCGACAGTCGGGAGTACTGCCTGGTACGCCTGACCGCCGACGACGGCACCGTCGGCTGGGGCGAGTGTTGGGGGCCGATCGCGGGCAACCGCGAACTGATCGAGGAGTACGTCGCGCCGCGGCTCCGGGGGAGGGACCCGCGAGACGTCGAGCGGATCCACGACGACCTCGTCTTCGAACTCCGGTCGTCGTTCCACTCCTACGTCCCCGCGAGCGTCGTCAGCGGGGTCGACATCGCGCTGTGGGACCTCAGAGGGAGGGTGCTCGGCGAGCCGATCTCGCGGCTGCTCGGCGGCCACCGCCGCGACGAGGTCCGGGCGTACGCCACCGGCCACTTCTTCCCGGACGTCGACTCGTTCGACGCGATCCGCGAGTCGGTCGTCGAGGAGGCTCGGGGCCACGTCGACGCCGGCTTCACGGCGCTGAAGAACAAGATCGGTCTCTCGCGGCACTTCCCCTACGGCGTCGAGGAGGACGTCGAACTGGTCCGCGCGATTCGGGAGGCGGTCGGCGACGACGTCCGACTGATGACCGATGCCAACCACGGCTACGGGCGGGCCGAGGCGCTCCGGGTCGCGCGAGAACTCGAGGCGCTCGACGTCCACTTCTTCGAGGAGCCGCTGCCGCCCGAGGACCTCGAGGGATACGCGATGCTCGAACGCCGGGGGCCGGTGGCGATCGCGGGCGGCGAGTCGTGGGCCTTTCGCGAGGAGTTCGACGAGGTGCTCGATCGCGGGGCGGCGAGCTACCTCCAGCCGGACCTCACCAGCGCGGGCGGGATCACCTCGACGAAACGGGTCGTCTCGGCCGCCGACGCGAGGAACCTCCAGGTCCTCCCGCACGTCTTCGGCAGCGCGATCGCGCTCGCGGCCAGCCTTCAGGTGCTCGCGACGATCCCGGGCGATCCGATGTTCGAGTTCGACCGTACGCCGAACCCCCTTCGCGAGGAGCTTCCGAGCGAGCCGATCGAGAACGACGGCATGGTGGTCCCGGTCCCCGACGGTCCGGGGATCGGTATCGAGATCGACCCCGACACCCTCGATCGGTTCCGCGCCGATCGCTGATCGGCCGCGGAGGAGCCGGACCTCGCCGACGACGCCGGGATGACGTAGAAAGATTTATACTGATACTCTATTATCGTGATACTATGACCCTGACGTGCGGTATCGGAGCACAATGAAGCTCCGCGCACGCGGACGTGGATAAGTGATGGCGGGGGCCATCGCTCGTCCGCCGTCGCCGGTCGGAGCGACCGGACGTCAGTCGGGGTCGGAAACGAGAAAAC comes from the Halalkalicoccus sp. CG83 genome and includes:
- a CDS encoding mandelate racemase/muconate lactonizing enzyme family protein; protein product: MEIESVEAIPLRRDLDERFANAQKWIDSREYCLVRLTADDGTVGWGECWGPIAGNRELIEEYVAPRLRGRDPRDVERIHDDLVFELRSSFHSYVPASVVSGVDIALWDLRGRVLGEPISRLLGGHRRDEVRAYATGHFFPDVDSFDAIRESVVEEARGHVDAGFTALKNKIGLSRHFPYGVEEDVELVRAIREAVGDDVRLMTDANHGYGRAEALRVARELEALDVHFFEEPLPPEDLEGYAMLERRGPVAIAGGESWAFREEFDEVLDRGAASYLQPDLTSAGGITSTKRVVSAADARNLQVLPHVFGSAIALAASLQVLATIPGDPMFEFDRTPNPLREELPSEPIENDGMVVPVPDGPGIGIEIDPDTLDRFRADR